A stretch of Bradyrhizobium sp. AZCC 2262 DNA encodes these proteins:
- a CDS encoding ROK family protein: protein MAEDTITTTGIARHGATRLPSVEVDSFNVELKDDEGFLGDRASKGAFRKILDGLRKPLKKNGDDPLGKKSAGEIPKSELDEALVGEDVGAAALVHGAIEEFAQELAYVTGRFLKTKAWADTERIVVGGGFRQSRVGELAIARTDIILKAEDFDVDLVPIRFHPDDAGLLGTLHLAPSWIFEGHDSILAVDIGGTNIRCGVVDTRWKKAPDLSKATVWKSDLWRHADDEPTREGAVKRLVKMLRELIAAAETEGLKLAPFIGIACPGVINEDGSIEKGAQNLPGNWESSKFNLPASLVEAIPQIGDHDTAVLMHNDGVVQGLSEVPFMQDVERWGVLTIGTGLGNARFTNRRKESGKDEKKAKKGRD from the coding sequence ATGGCTGAAGATACCATAACGACCACGGGCATCGCCCGCCACGGCGCTACCCGCCTGCCGTCGGTCGAGGTCGACAGTTTCAACGTCGAATTGAAGGACGACGAGGGCTTTCTCGGCGACCGCGCCAGCAAGGGGGCTTTCCGCAAGATCCTGGACGGCTTGCGCAAGCCGCTGAAGAAAAACGGCGATGACCCCCTCGGCAAAAAGAGCGCAGGCGAGATCCCCAAGAGCGAACTCGACGAGGCGCTGGTCGGCGAGGACGTCGGCGCCGCCGCCCTGGTGCACGGCGCGATCGAGGAATTCGCCCAGGAGCTGGCCTATGTAACGGGGCGGTTTCTCAAGACCAAGGCGTGGGCCGATACCGAGCGCATCGTGGTCGGCGGCGGCTTTCGGCAGAGCCGGGTCGGCGAGCTCGCGATCGCCCGCACCGACATCATCCTCAAGGCGGAAGATTTTGACGTCGATCTGGTGCCGATCCGCTTTCATCCCGATGACGCCGGCCTGCTCGGCACGCTGCATCTGGCGCCGTCATGGATATTCGAAGGCCATGACAGCATCCTCGCGGTCGATATCGGCGGCACCAACATCCGCTGCGGCGTCGTGGATACGCGCTGGAAGAAGGCGCCCGACCTTTCCAAGGCCACGGTGTGGAAGTCCGATCTGTGGCGACACGCCGACGATGAGCCGACGCGCGAAGGCGCGGTGAAGCGGCTGGTCAAGATGCTGAGGGAATTGATCGCCGCGGCCGAGACCGAAGGCCTCAAGCTCGCGCCCTTCATCGGCATCGCCTGTCCCGGCGTGATCAACGAGGACGGCTCGATCGAAAAGGGCGCACAGAACCTGCCGGGCAATTGGGAGAGCAGCAAGTTCAACCTGCCGGCAAGCCTGGTGGAGGCGATCCCGCAGATCGGCGATCACGATACAGCGGTGCTGATGCACAATGACGGCGTGGTGCAGGGCCTGTCCGAAGTTCCCTTCATGCAGGACGTCGAGCGCTGGGGCGTGCTGACCATCGGCACCGGCCTCGGCAATGCGCGCTTCACCAATCGGCGCAAGGAAAGCGGCAAGGACGAGAAGAAGGCGAAGAAGGGGCGGGATTAA
- a CDS encoding alpha/beta fold hydrolase translates to MEHLTVRANGAALHVARLGAGQPLLLLHGWPEFWLTWEPVMTRLADRFALYAPDLRGFGDSDKPEGLFGPDQQAADMLALMDALGLAQAGIVGHDVGGALMQPLARLAPERIAGLFFFDFVYPGIGSRMAEPERLNNIWYQSFHQMEMAPALVGASRESCRLYIGHFLKAWSHRKLVFDDQLEAFTDHFLKEGNLAGGFAHYRAAHAGRVRMMKGEAPALPPIGVPTCVRWAEHDPLFPYQWTDRLGETFANLDLAMLPDVGHFPHREDPDRAASEIAAFFTRIGWS, encoded by the coding sequence ATGGAGCATTTGACGGTTCGGGCGAATGGCGCGGCACTTCACGTGGCCCGCCTGGGTGCCGGGCAACCGCTGCTGTTGCTGCATGGCTGGCCCGAATTCTGGCTGACCTGGGAGCCTGTCATGACGCGGCTCGCCGATCGCTTCGCGCTGTATGCACCTGATCTGCGCGGCTTCGGCGACAGCGACAAGCCCGAGGGGCTATTCGGGCCCGATCAGCAGGCCGCCGACATGCTGGCATTGATGGATGCGCTTGGCCTCGCGCAGGCCGGTATCGTCGGTCACGACGTCGGCGGCGCATTGATGCAGCCGCTGGCGCGGCTGGCGCCCGAGCGCATCGCCGGCCTGTTCTTCTTCGATTTCGTCTATCCTGGAATAGGATCCCGGATGGCAGAGCCGGAGCGCCTCAACAACATCTGGTATCAATCCTTTCACCAGATGGAGATGGCGCCTGCCCTCGTCGGCGCGAGCCGCGAAAGCTGCCGGCTCTATATCGGGCATTTCCTTAAAGCCTGGTCGCATCGCAAGCTCGTCTTTGACGATCAACTCGAGGCCTTCACCGACCATTTCCTCAAGGAAGGAAACCTTGCCGGTGGTTTCGCGCATTACCGCGCAGCCCACGCCGGCCGGGTCAGGATGATGAAGGGTGAAGCGCCGGCGTTACCGCCGATCGGCGTGCCGACCTGTGTTCGCTGGGCCGAGCATGATCCGCTGTTTCCCTATCAATGGACCGACCGGCTCGGCGAGACCTTTGCAAATCTCGATCTCGCGATGCTTCCCGATGTCGGCCACTTTCCCCATCGCGAGGATCCCGATCGCGCAGCGTCGGAGATCGCGGCGTTCTTTACGCGCATCGGCTGGAGCTGA